The Daucus carota subsp. sativus chromosome 9, DH1 v3.0, whole genome shotgun sequence genome window below encodes:
- the LOC135149286 gene encoding uncharacterized protein LOC135149286 isoform X1, translated as MVRDRANQEIAKQHKLGKPKLPPLDPPGSLDGVEMFGLTLPTIVQFYVLELQLPPIFLAKCHYILPKQQLKYIFFFLSQVPIIQIALKSIIQSMGFRHQLKPHVPILHLVLGLKSLIEVMESGIQLRQKATFIRLKLLRKILS; from the exons ATGGTAAGAGATAGAGCTAATCAGGAGATTGCAAAGCAACACAAGTTGGGAAAACCAAAGCTTCCACCTCTGGATCCCCCGGGAAGTCTTGATGGTGTGGAAATGTTTGGTTTGACTTTGCCAACTATTGTGCAG TTTTACGTCTTGGAACTCCAACTCCCACCAATATTTCTTGCCAAATGCCATTACATTCTACCCAAGCAACAGttgaaatacatttttttttttttatctcag GTTCCAATAATCCAAATCGCTCTGAAGTCAATCATCCAGTCCATGGGTTTCAGACATCAACTCAAACCTCAT GTTCCAATACTACACCTGGTACTTGGTCTCAAATCACTAATCGAAGTCATGGAGTCAGGAATTCAACTCAGACAGAAGGCGACTTTTATCAGGCTGAAACTATTGAGAAAAATACTGTCTTAG
- the LOC135149286 gene encoding uncharacterized protein LOC135149286 isoform X3, with the protein MLYLMMRDSGICYVYRMPAIPNNSGERIIMCRHLEYQNTRRSHLLGFNTTGLHTHLVNRCAETLPHATPWISRKRVSESTDLDLQGGKFFGYNRPPCKSNISCNFKFWIEKQCSLVVKQLRYINGILSLK; encoded by the exons ATGTTGTACTTAATG ATGAGGGACTCTGGCATCTGCTATGTTTATCGGATGCCTGCCATACCTAATAACAGTGGTGAAAGGATTATCATGTGCAG ACACCTTGAGTACCAAAACACAAGGAGAAGTCATCTGCTGGGGTTCAACACAACCGGCCTGCACACACACTTGGTGAATCGATGTGCGGAAACTCTTCCACATGCCACGCCATGGATCT CTCGGAAACGTGTATCTGAATCAACAGACCTCGATTTGCAAGGAGGTAAATTTTTTGGTTACAACAGACCTCCTTGCAAATCTAATATCTCAtgcaattttaaattttggattGAAAAGCAGTGTTCATTGGTAGTGAAGCAGTTACGCTATATTAACGGGATCCTTTCTTTG AAATAA